A window from Numida meleagris isolate 19003 breed g44 Domestic line chromosome 21, NumMel1.0, whole genome shotgun sequence encodes these proteins:
- the MRPS24 gene encoding 28S ribosomal protein S24, mitochondrial isoform X2, whose translation MAAPTAVWALRALPHSRVPALAAACRLHTTPPRLKTRAARVRVGKGDKPVTYEKAHPPHYIAHRKGWLSLHTANLDGELGAAERAVEDAFLRKFFHGTFPGCLANEVVLKRRANALLVNLVLLRCLPPAKLCFLLGYAETLLAHFYKCPVRIEVQTVPDKVVYKYV comes from the exons atggcggcgcccaCGGCCGTGTGGGCGCTGAGG GCGCTGCCCCACAGCCGCGTCCCGGCCCTCGCCGCCGCCTGCCGCCTCCACACCACCCCGCCCCGCCTCAAG ACGCGGGCGGCGCGGGTGCGCGTGGGGAAAGGGGACAAACCCGTCACCTACGAGAAGGCGCACCCCCCCCACTACATCGCGCACCGCAAGGGCTGGCTGTCCCTGCACACCG CGAACCTGGACGGGGAGCTGGGAGCGGCGGAGCGGGCGGTGGAGGACGCGTTCCTGCGCAAGTTCTTCCACGGGACGTTCCCCGGCTGCTTGGCCAACGAGGTGGTGCTGAAGCGCCGCGCCAACGCGCTGCTCGTCAACCTGGTGCTGCTGCGCTGCCTGCCCCCCGCCaagctctgcttcctgctgggCTACGCCGAGACGCTCCTGGCACACTTCTACAAGTGCCCCGTGCGCATCGAGGTGCAGACCGTGCCCGACAAAGTGGTCTATAAATACGTGTAG
- the MRPS24 gene encoding 28S ribosomal protein S24, mitochondrial isoform X1 → MGTRDTGDGDAVDGGSGNGGTGTWAVGTPRAGPAGPASLGAAGGVTAHGDTGGGDVTPLPPPPQALPHSRVPALAAACRLHTTPPRLKTRAARVRVGKGDKPVTYEKAHPPHYIAHRKGWLSLHTANLDGELGAAERAVEDAFLRKFFHGTFPGCLANEVVLKRRANALLVNLVLLRCLPPAKLCFLLGYAETLLAHFYKCPVRIEVQTVPDKVVYKYV, encoded by the exons ATGGGGACGAGGGACACGGGGGACGGGGACGCCGTGGATGGGGGTTCCGGGAATGGCGGCACCGGGACGTGGGCTGTGGGGACGCCGCGAGCGGGGCCTGCGGGGCCGGCGTCCCTGGGGGCGGCAGGCGGTGTCACAGCACACGGGGACACCGGGGGCGGTGATGTCACACCGCTGCCTCCCCCGCCCCAGGCGCTGCCCCACAGCCGCGTCCCGGCCCTCGCCGCCGCCTGCCGCCTCCACACCACCCCGCCCCGCCTCAAG ACGCGGGCGGCGCGGGTGCGCGTGGGGAAAGGGGACAAACCCGTCACCTACGAGAAGGCGCACCCCCCCCACTACATCGCGCACCGCAAGGGCTGGCTGTCCCTGCACACCG CGAACCTGGACGGGGAGCTGGGAGCGGCGGAGCGGGCGGTGGAGGACGCGTTCCTGCGCAAGTTCTTCCACGGGACGTTCCCCGGCTGCTTGGCCAACGAGGTGGTGCTGAAGCGCCGCGCCAACGCGCTGCTCGTCAACCTGGTGCTGCTGCGCTGCCTGCCCCCCGCCaagctctgcttcctgctgggCTACGCCGAGACGCTCCTGGCACACTTCTACAAGTGCCCCGTGCGCATCGAGGTGCAGACCGTGCCCGACAAAGTGGTCTATAAATACGTGTAG
- the MRPS24 gene encoding 28S ribosomal protein S24, mitochondrial isoform X3, whose product MAAPTAVWALRTRAARVRVGKGDKPVTYEKAHPPHYIAHRKGWLSLHTANLDGELGAAERAVEDAFLRKFFHGTFPGCLANEVVLKRRANALLVNLVLLRCLPPAKLCFLLGYAETLLAHFYKCPVRIEVQTVPDKVVYKYV is encoded by the exons atggcggcgcccaCGGCCGTGTGGGCGCTGAGG ACGCGGGCGGCGCGGGTGCGCGTGGGGAAAGGGGACAAACCCGTCACCTACGAGAAGGCGCACCCCCCCCACTACATCGCGCACCGCAAGGGCTGGCTGTCCCTGCACACCG CGAACCTGGACGGGGAGCTGGGAGCGGCGGAGCGGGCGGTGGAGGACGCGTTCCTGCGCAAGTTCTTCCACGGGACGTTCCCCGGCTGCTTGGCCAACGAGGTGGTGCTGAAGCGCCGCGCCAACGCGCTGCTCGTCAACCTGGTGCTGCTGCGCTGCCTGCCCCCCGCCaagctctgcttcctgctgggCTACGCCGAGACGCTCCTGGCACACTTCTACAAGTGCCCCGTGCGCATCGAGGTGCAGACCGTGCCCGACAAAGTGGTCTATAAATACGTGTAG
- the SFTPB gene encoding pulmonary surfactant-associated protein B, protein MGTYGDIGDTGECGDRGGPLGTRRHSRVGRGDSTGALSQLGTRVPVVLALPHTPSLGGYKSAPCPALPAPPWHCHRCEHCSSSCSVPPQKPSAICARLELCPEQPGGVPAVPPHIGAHLQDEALPVPLPLCWLCRTFLSRAEAAVPKEAVATAVAQLCRALPVVAAGACQCLAERYTVLVLETVLGRLAPRLVCRLLLSCGPEEDGAAPASPPGDPGDTERVPLRAAGHRDPALWQVLSQLSPNLGLSPNPELPPKSGPCALGPAYWCSSAETARRCEVSRGEVTRDTGRWGDTSPTPAPRYQAVPYCRDHAGL, encoded by the exons ATGGGGACgtatggggacattggggacacagGGGAGTGTGGGGACAGGGGAGGCCCATTGGGGACAAGGAGGCACAGCCGTGTGGGGCGTGGGGACAGCACTGGTGCCCTGTCCCAGTTGGGGACACGTGTCCCCGTGGTGCTGGCGCTGCCCCACACCCCCTCCCTCGGGGGCTATAAGAGCGCGCCGtgcccggccctgcccgcccCGCCATGGCACTGCCACCGCTGCGAGCACTGCTCCTcatcctgctctgtgccaccGCAG AAGCCCTCCGCCATCTGCGCCCGCCTGGAGCTGTGCCCTGAGCAGCCGGGGGGGGTCCCGGCCGTGCCCCCCCACATCGGTGCCCATCTGCAG GACGAGGCGCTGCCGGTGCCGCTGCcgctgtgctggctgtgccGCACCTTCCTGTCCCGCGCCGAGGCCGCCGTCCCCAAG GAGGCGGTGGCGACGGCGGTGGCGCAGCTGTGCCGGGCGCTGCCGGTGGTGGCGGCGGGCGCGTGCCAGTGCCTGGCGGAGCGCTACACCGTGCTGGTGCTGGAGACGGTGCTGGGCCGGCTGGCACCGCGCCTGGTGTGCCGCCTGCTGCTGTCCTGCGGCCCCGAGGAGGACGGCGCTGCCCCCGCGTCACCCCCAGGGGACCCCGGTGACACCGAGCGCGTTCCGCTGCGTGCTGCCGGGCACAGG GACCCTGCTCTGTGGCAGGTGCTCAGCCAGCTGTCCCCAAACCTCGGGCTGTCCCCAAACCCTGAGCTGCCCCCAAAGTCTGGACCCTGCGCCCTGGGCCCGGCCTACTGGTGCTCCAGCGCTGAGACTGCCCGGCGCTGCGAGGTGAGCAGGGGGGAGGTGACAAGGGACACGGGGAGGTGGGGTGACACGTCACCAACCCCTGCCCCTCGCTACCAGGCTGTGCCGTACTGCCGGGACCACGCCGGGCTGTAG
- the USP39 gene encoding U4/U6.U5 tri-snRNP-associated protein 2 has protein sequence MRVVESAHAQCTVMSSRGKRERDRDRERAAARGSGSASARGSSRSRRDSEAERARGRREAERGREKREAAAEPGPGLGLGLGLGLPGGPARGRREPGGSIWAGTGTGTGGVVRVKREREEDGDSEPEPEPTVRYGRFDPEDQRSRHCPYLDTINKSVLDFDFEKLCSISLSHINVYACLVCGKYFQGRGLKSHAYIHSVQFSHHVFLNLHTLKFYCLPDNYEIIDSSLEDITYVLKPTFTAQQISNLDKQAKLSRAYDGTTYLPGIVGLNNIKANDYANAVLQALSNVPPLRNYFLEEDNYKNIKRPPGDIMFLLVQRFGELMRKLWNPRNFKAHVSPHEMLQAVVLCSKKNFQITKQGDGVDFLSWFLNALHSALGGTKKKKKTIVTDVFQGSMRIFTKKLPHPDLPAEEKAQLLQNAEYQETMVESTFMYLTLDLPTAPLYKDEKEQLIIPQVPLFSILAKFNGATEKEYKTYKENFLKRFQLTRLPPYLIFCIKRFTKNNFFVEKNPTIVNFPITNVDLREYLSEEVQAVHTHTTYDLIANIVHDGKPSEGSYRIHVLHHGTGKWYELQDLQVTDILPQMITLSEAYIQIWKRREEDETNQQGA, from the exons ATGCGCGTTGTGGAATCGGCGCATGCGCAGTGCACAGTGATGTCGAGCCGCGGGAAGAGGGAACGGGACCGCGACCGGgagcgggcggcggcgcggggctccGGCTCGGCCTCGGCGCGGGGATCCTCCCGGAGCCGCCGGGACAGCGAGGCAGAGAGGGCCCGCGGCCGGCGGGAAGCGGAGCGCGGACGGGAGAAAcgggaggcggcggcggagccCGGGCCGGGCCTGGGGTTGGGCCTGGGCCTGGGGCTGCCCGGGGGGCCCGCGCGCGGCCGGAGGGAGCCGGGAGGCAGCATCTGGGCGGGAACCGGAACCGGAACCGGCGGAGTTGTGCGCGTCAAGCGGGAGCGGGAGGAGGACGGCGACTCTGAGCCCGAGCCCGAGCCCACCG TGCGCTATGGCCGCTTTGACCCTGAGGACCAACGCAGCCGCCACTGCCCCTACCTGGACACCATCAACAA GAGCGTCCTGGATTTTGACTTCGAGAAGCTCTGCTCCATCTCACTGTCCCACATCAACGTCTACGCCTGCCTGGTGTGCGGGAAATACTTCCAGG GCCGGGGGCTGAAGTCTCACGCCTACATCCACAGCGTGCAGTTCAGCCACCACGTCTTCCTCAACCTCCACACCCTCAAGTTCTACTGCCTGCCCGACAACTACGAGATCATCGACTCCTCCCTGGAGGACATCACG TACGTGCTGAAGCCCACCTTCACCGCGCAGCAGATCAGCAACCTGGACAAGCAGGCCAAGCTGTCCCGCGCCTACGACGGCACCACCTACCTGCCCGGCATCGTGGGGCTCAACAACATCAAAGCCAACGACTACGCCAACGCCGTGCTGCAG GCTCTATCTAACGTCCCGCCGCTGAGGAATTACTTCTTGGAGGAGGACAACTACAAGAACATCAAGCGCCCGCCGGGGGACATCATGTTCCTGCTGGTGCAGCGCTTCGGCGAGCTGATGCGCAAGCTGTGGAACCCGCGCAACTTCAAGGCGCACGTCTCGCCCCACGAGATGCTGCAGGCCGTGGTGCTGTGCAGCAAGAAGAACTTCCAGATCACCAAGCAGG GGGACGGCGTGGACTTTCTCTCATGGTTCCTCAACGCGCTGCACTCGGCCCTGGGTGGCaccaagaagaagaagaaaa ccatCGTCACCGACGTCTTCCAGGGCTCCATGCGCATCTTTACCAAGAAGCTGCCTCACCCGGACCTG CCAGCTGAGGAGAAGGCGCAGCTGCTGCAGAACGCCGAGTACCAGGAGACCATGGTGGAGTCCACCTTCATGTACCTGACGCTGGACCTGCCCACCGCGCCGCTCTACAAGGACGAGAAGGAGCAGCTCATCATCCCCCAGGTGCCGCTCTTCAGCATCCTGGCCAAATTCAACGGGGCCACCGAGAAGGAGTACAAGACCTACAAGGAGAACTTCCTGAAGCGCTTCCAGCTCACCCGGCTGCCGCCCTACCTCATCTTCTGCATCAAGCGCTTCACCAAGAACAACTTCTTCGTGGAGAAGAACCCCACCATCGTCAACTTCCCCATCAC CAACGTGGACCTGCGGGAGTACCTGTCAGAGGAGGTGCAGGCGGTGCACACCCACACCACCTACGACCTGATCGCCAACATCGTGCACGACGGGAAACCCTCCGAGGGCTCCTACCGCATCCACGTGCTGCACCAC GGCACCGGCAAGTGGTACGAGCTGCAGGACCTGCAGGTGACCGACATCCTGCCGCAGATGATCACGCTTTCTGAAGCCTACATTCAG ATCTGGAAGCGCCGGGAGGAGGACGAGACGAACCAGCAAGGCGCCTGA